The following coding sequences lie in one Gymnogyps californianus isolate 813 chromosome 18, ASM1813914v2, whole genome shotgun sequence genomic window:
- the NSMF gene encoding NMDA receptor synaptonuclear signaling and neuronal migration factor isoform X4 — protein sequence MGTAVSKRKTLRNEAMSSVAAKVRAARAFGEYLSQNHPEGRNGSDHLLADSYIGQEDSPEMQQAAQNKRRLSVISDGKFERSFSEEQAEKMPSEGPKPRVYTISGERPMLSDHENESMELVVMKGTAQEECHHGHQVHSAGGSHGVSRHCKGWPGSRQGSKECSNCTRLAAPSQHSFDLEQHQSSETGWHRKRLERMYSVDRVSDDVPIRTWFPKENLFSFQTATTTMQANFRKHLRMVGSRRVKAQTFAERRERSFSRSWSDPTPIKADSFHDSRESHDLQDSCGTLDGDFDLNWEAEKELEAMACDGEDFIPPKIMLISSKVPKAEYVPTIIRRDDPSIIPILYDHEHATFDDILEEIEKKLNIYRKGCKIWKMLIFCQGGPGHLYLLKNKVATFAKVEKEEDMILFWKRLSRLMSKVNPEPNIIHIMGCYVLGNPNGEKLFQNLKNLMNPYRVAFESPLELSAQGKQMIETYFDFRLYRLWKTRQHSKLLDYDDIL from the exons ATCACCTGTTAGCAGACTCTTACATCGGACAGGAGGACTCCCCTGAGATGCAGCAGGCGGCACAGAACAAGCGCAGGCTCTCCGTCATCTCAGACGGCAAGTTTGAGAGGAGCTTCTCCgaagagcaggcagagaagaTGCCGAGCGAGGGACCGAAGCCACGAGTCTACACGATCTCCGGCGAGAGGCCGATGCTGTCGGACCATGAGAATGAAAGCATGGAACTGGTGGTGATGAAGGGGACCGCCCAAGAGGAATGCCACCATGGCCACCAAGTGCACAGCGCTGGCGGCTCTCACGGCGTTAGCAGGCATTGCAAGGGCTGGCCAGGCAGCCGACAGGGCTCCAAGGAGTGCTCCAACTGCACCCGGCTGGCTGCCCCTTCCCAGCATTCCTTTGACCTGGAGCAGCATCAATCCAGCGAGACTGGATGGCACAGAAAAAGGCTGGAGAGGATGTATAGTGTCGATCGAGTGTCTG ATGATGTACCCATACGAACCTGGTTCCCAAAAGAGAAcctcttcagttttcaaactgCTACTACAACTATGCAAGC GAATTTTCGGAAGCACCTCCGCATGGTGGGGAGCCGAAGGGTTAAAGCACAAA CATTTGCCGAACGGCGTGAGAGGAGCTTCAGCAGGTCCTGGAGTGACCCGACTCCCATCAAAGCTGATTCCTTCCATGACTCTCGAGAAA GCCATGACCTTCAGGATTCCTGCGGCACTTTGGATGGCGACTTTGACTTGAactgggaagcagaaaaggaactTGAAGCCATGGCATGTGACGGAGAAGACTTTATTCCACCAAAAATAATG ctcATTTCTTCCAAGGTGCCCAAAGCAGAGTATGTCCCGACAATTATCCGCAGGGACGATCCCTCTATCATCCCCATTCTCTAC GACCATGAACATGCCACCTTTGATGACATTCTAG AGGAAATAGAGAAGAAGCTTAACATTTATCGGAAAGGCTGCAAAATCTGGAAGATGCTGATATTTTGCCAG GGAGGTCCCGGTCACTTGTACTTGTTAAAGAACAAAGTTGCCACTTTCGCCaaagtggagaaggaggaagataTGATCCT cttctgGAAGAGGTTGAGCCGGCTGATGAGTAAAGTCAATCCTGAACCAAATATCATTCACATCATGGGCTGCTATGTTCTTGGAAACCCCAATGGGGAGAAG ctatTTCAGAATCTGAAAAACTTAATGAATCCTTATAGGGTTGCCTTTGAGTCTCCACTTGAACTATCAGCTCaag GTAAGCAAATGATTGAGACTTACTTTGACTTCCGCCTTTACCGCCTCTGGAAGACCCGCCAGCACTCTAAACTATTGGATTACGATGACATTTTATGA
- the NSMF gene encoding NMDA receptor synaptonuclear signaling and neuronal migration factor isoform X6, which produces MQQAAQNKRRLSVISDGKFERSFSEEQAEKMPSEGPKPRVYTISGERPMLSDHENESMELVVMKGTAQEECHHGHQVHSAGGSHGVSRHCKGWPGSRQGSKECSNCTRLAAPSQHSFDLEQHQSSETGWHRKRLERMYSVDRVSDDVPIRTWFPKENLFSFQTATTTMQANFRKHLRMVGSRRVKAQTFAERRERSFSRSWSDPTPIKADSFHDSRESHDLQDSCGTLDGDFDLNWEAEKELEAMACDGEDFIPPKIMLISSKVPKAEYVPTIIRRDDPSIIPILYDHEHATFDDILEEIEKKLNIYRKGCKIWKMLIFCQGGPGHLYLLKNKVATFAKVEKEEDMILFWKRLSRLMSKVNPEPNIIHIMGCYVLGNPNGEKLFQNLKNLMNPYRVAFESPLELSAQGKQMIETYFDFRLYRLWKTRQHSKLLDYDDIL; this is translated from the exons ATGCAGCAGGCGGCACAGAACAAGCGCAGGCTCTCCGTCATCTCAGACGGCAAGTTTGAGAGGAGCTTCTCCgaagagcaggcagagaagaTGCCGAGCGAGGGACCGAAGCCACGAGTCTACACGATCTCCGGCGAGAGGCCGATGCTGTCGGACCATGAGAATGAAAGCATGGAACTGGTGGTGATGAAGGGGACCGCCCAAGAGGAATGCCACCATGGCCACCAAGTGCACAGCGCTGGCGGCTCTCACGGCGTTAGCAGGCATTGCAAGGGCTGGCCAGGCAGCCGACAGGGCTCCAAGGAGTGCTCCAACTGCACCCGGCTGGCTGCCCCTTCCCAGCATTCCTTTGACCTGGAGCAGCATCAATCCAGCGAGACTGGATGGCACAGAAAAAGGCTGGAGAGGATGTATAGTGTCGATCGAGTGTCTG ATGATGTACCCATACGAACCTGGTTCCCAAAAGAGAAcctcttcagttttcaaactgCTACTACAACTATGCAAGC GAATTTTCGGAAGCACCTCCGCATGGTGGGGAGCCGAAGGGTTAAAGCACAAA CATTTGCCGAACGGCGTGAGAGGAGCTTCAGCAGGTCCTGGAGTGACCCGACTCCCATCAAAGCTGATTCCTTCCATGACTCTCGAGAAA GCCATGACCTTCAGGATTCCTGCGGCACTTTGGATGGCGACTTTGACTTGAactgggaagcagaaaaggaactTGAAGCCATGGCATGTGACGGAGAAGACTTTATTCCACCAAAAATAATG ctcATTTCTTCCAAGGTGCCCAAAGCAGAGTATGTCCCGACAATTATCCGCAGGGACGATCCCTCTATCATCCCCATTCTCTAC GACCATGAACATGCCACCTTTGATGACATTCTAG AGGAAATAGAGAAGAAGCTTAACATTTATCGGAAAGGCTGCAAAATCTGGAAGATGCTGATATTTTGCCAG GGAGGTCCCGGTCACTTGTACTTGTTAAAGAACAAAGTTGCCACTTTCGCCaaagtggagaaggaggaagataTGATCCT cttctgGAAGAGGTTGAGCCGGCTGATGAGTAAAGTCAATCCTGAACCAAATATCATTCACATCATGGGCTGCTATGTTCTTGGAAACCCCAATGGGGAGAAG ctatTTCAGAATCTGAAAAACTTAATGAATCCTTATAGGGTTGCCTTTGAGTCTCCACTTGAACTATCAGCTCaag GTAAGCAAATGATTGAGACTTACTTTGACTTCCGCCTTTACCGCCTCTGGAAGACCCGCCAGCACTCTAAACTATTGGATTACGATGACATTTTATGA
- the NSMF gene encoding NMDA receptor synaptonuclear signaling and neuronal migration factor isoform X5, which translates to MGTAVSKRKTLRNEAMSSVAAKVRAARAFGEYLSQNHPEGRNGSDHLLADSYIGQEDSPEMQQAAQNKRRLSVISDGKFERSFSEEQAEKMPSEGPKPRVYTISGERPMLSDHENESMELVVMKGTAQEECHHGHQVHSAGGSHGVSRHCKGWPGSRQGSKECSNCTRLAAPSQHSFDLEQHQSSETGWHRKRLERMYSVDRVSDDVPIRTWFPKENLFSFQTATTTMQAISAFRGYAERKRRKRENDSAAVIQRNFRKHLRMVGSRRVKAQSHDLQDSCGTLDGDFDLNWEAEKELEAMACDGEDFIPPKIMLISSKVPKAEYVPTIIRRDDPSIIPILYDHEHATFDDILEEIEKKLNIYRKGCKIWKMLIFCQGGPGHLYLLKNKVATFAKVEKEEDMILFWKRLSRLMSKVNPEPNIIHIMGCYVLGNPNGEKLFQNLKNLMNPYRVAFESPLELSAQGKQMIETYFDFRLYRLWKTRQHSKLLDYDDIL; encoded by the exons ATCACCTGTTAGCAGACTCTTACATCGGACAGGAGGACTCCCCTGAGATGCAGCAGGCGGCACAGAACAAGCGCAGGCTCTCCGTCATCTCAGACGGCAAGTTTGAGAGGAGCTTCTCCgaagagcaggcagagaagaTGCCGAGCGAGGGACCGAAGCCACGAGTCTACACGATCTCCGGCGAGAGGCCGATGCTGTCGGACCATGAGAATGAAAGCATGGAACTGGTGGTGATGAAGGGGACCGCCCAAGAGGAATGCCACCATGGCCACCAAGTGCACAGCGCTGGCGGCTCTCACGGCGTTAGCAGGCATTGCAAGGGCTGGCCAGGCAGCCGACAGGGCTCCAAGGAGTGCTCCAACTGCACCCGGCTGGCTGCCCCTTCCCAGCATTCCTTTGACCTGGAGCAGCATCAATCCAGCGAGACTGGATGGCACAGAAAAAGGCTGGAGAGGATGTATAGTGTCGATCGAGTGTCTG ATGATGTACCCATACGAACCTGGTTCCCAAAAGAGAAcctcttcagttttcaaactgCTACTACAACTATGCAAGC CATCTC GGCGTTCAGGGGCTACGCAGAGAGGAAGAGACGGAAACGAGAGAATGATTCTGCAGCTGTTATACAGAG GAATTTTCGGAAGCACCTCCGCATGGTGGGGAGCCGAAGGGTTAAAGCACAAA GCCATGACCTTCAGGATTCCTGCGGCACTTTGGATGGCGACTTTGACTTGAactgggaagcagaaaaggaactTGAAGCCATGGCATGTGACGGAGAAGACTTTATTCCACCAAAAATAATG ctcATTTCTTCCAAGGTGCCCAAAGCAGAGTATGTCCCGACAATTATCCGCAGGGACGATCCCTCTATCATCCCCATTCTCTAC GACCATGAACATGCCACCTTTGATGACATTCTAG AGGAAATAGAGAAGAAGCTTAACATTTATCGGAAAGGCTGCAAAATCTGGAAGATGCTGATATTTTGCCAG GGAGGTCCCGGTCACTTGTACTTGTTAAAGAACAAAGTTGCCACTTTCGCCaaagtggagaaggaggaagataTGATCCT cttctgGAAGAGGTTGAGCCGGCTGATGAGTAAAGTCAATCCTGAACCAAATATCATTCACATCATGGGCTGCTATGTTCTTGGAAACCCCAATGGGGAGAAG ctatTTCAGAATCTGAAAAACTTAATGAATCCTTATAGGGTTGCCTTTGAGTCTCCACTTGAACTATCAGCTCaag GTAAGCAAATGATTGAGACTTACTTTGACTTCCGCCTTTACCGCCTCTGGAAGACCCGCCAGCACTCTAAACTATTGGATTACGATGACATTTTATGA
- the NSMF gene encoding NMDA receptor synaptonuclear signaling and neuronal migration factor isoform X2, with protein sequence MGTAVSKRKTLRNEAMSSVAAKVRAARAFGEYLSQNHPEGRNGSDHLLADSYIGQEDSPEMQQAAQNKRRLSVISDGKFERSFSEEQAEKMPSEGPKPRVYTISGERPMLSDHENESMELVVMKGTAQEECHHGHQVHSAGGSHGVSRHCKGWPGSRQGSKECSNCTRLAAPSQHSFDLEQHQSSETGWHRKRLERMYSVDRVSDDVPIRTWFPKENLFSFQTATTTMQAAFRGYAERKRRKRENDSAAVIQRNFRKHLRMVGSRRVKAQTFAERRERSFSRSWSDPTPIKADSFHDSRESHDLQDSCGTLDGDFDLNWEAEKELEAMACDGEDFIPPKIMLISSKVPKAEYVPTIIRRDDPSIIPILYDHEHATFDDILEEIEKKLNIYRKGCKIWKMLIFCQGGPGHLYLLKNKVATFAKVEKEEDMILFWKRLSRLMSKVNPEPNIIHIMGCYVLGNPNGEKLFQNLKNLMNPYRVAFESPLELSAQGKQMIETYFDFRLYRLWKTRQHSKLLDYDDIL encoded by the exons ATCACCTGTTAGCAGACTCTTACATCGGACAGGAGGACTCCCCTGAGATGCAGCAGGCGGCACAGAACAAGCGCAGGCTCTCCGTCATCTCAGACGGCAAGTTTGAGAGGAGCTTCTCCgaagagcaggcagagaagaTGCCGAGCGAGGGACCGAAGCCACGAGTCTACACGATCTCCGGCGAGAGGCCGATGCTGTCGGACCATGAGAATGAAAGCATGGAACTGGTGGTGATGAAGGGGACCGCCCAAGAGGAATGCCACCATGGCCACCAAGTGCACAGCGCTGGCGGCTCTCACGGCGTTAGCAGGCATTGCAAGGGCTGGCCAGGCAGCCGACAGGGCTCCAAGGAGTGCTCCAACTGCACCCGGCTGGCTGCCCCTTCCCAGCATTCCTTTGACCTGGAGCAGCATCAATCCAGCGAGACTGGATGGCACAGAAAAAGGCTGGAGAGGATGTATAGTGTCGATCGAGTGTCTG ATGATGTACCCATACGAACCTGGTTCCCAAAAGAGAAcctcttcagttttcaaactgCTACTACAACTATGCAAGC GGCGTTCAGGGGCTACGCAGAGAGGAAGAGACGGAAACGAGAGAATGATTCTGCAGCTGTTATACAGAG GAATTTTCGGAAGCACCTCCGCATGGTGGGGAGCCGAAGGGTTAAAGCACAAA CATTTGCCGAACGGCGTGAGAGGAGCTTCAGCAGGTCCTGGAGTGACCCGACTCCCATCAAAGCTGATTCCTTCCATGACTCTCGAGAAA GCCATGACCTTCAGGATTCCTGCGGCACTTTGGATGGCGACTTTGACTTGAactgggaagcagaaaaggaactTGAAGCCATGGCATGTGACGGAGAAGACTTTATTCCACCAAAAATAATG ctcATTTCTTCCAAGGTGCCCAAAGCAGAGTATGTCCCGACAATTATCCGCAGGGACGATCCCTCTATCATCCCCATTCTCTAC GACCATGAACATGCCACCTTTGATGACATTCTAG AGGAAATAGAGAAGAAGCTTAACATTTATCGGAAAGGCTGCAAAATCTGGAAGATGCTGATATTTTGCCAG GGAGGTCCCGGTCACTTGTACTTGTTAAAGAACAAAGTTGCCACTTTCGCCaaagtggagaaggaggaagataTGATCCT cttctgGAAGAGGTTGAGCCGGCTGATGAGTAAAGTCAATCCTGAACCAAATATCATTCACATCATGGGCTGCTATGTTCTTGGAAACCCCAATGGGGAGAAG ctatTTCAGAATCTGAAAAACTTAATGAATCCTTATAGGGTTGCCTTTGAGTCTCCACTTGAACTATCAGCTCaag GTAAGCAAATGATTGAGACTTACTTTGACTTCCGCCTTTACCGCCTCTGGAAGACCCGCCAGCACTCTAAACTATTGGATTACGATGACATTTTATGA